Proteins found in one Serinicoccus marinus DSM 15273 genomic segment:
- a CDS encoding GNAT family N-acetyltransferase: MAEDAASTAGPVRDGDGVRLVPPGPEHVRMLVGLGQDELARRWGDAVPVRDETQARAAVAVSSQGWAEQRPWTPRRWVVETRAGDDGWQGAGTVEYRPDGHGGVEVGFAVHPEHRGHGVATTALGLALGYAFEQDGAALARWRAEVGNWASRRVAWRLGFSVPQRVRGLMPGWGEDTGPRDGWIATLAREEPRRPAYPWLRTPVLRGERVVLRPWREDADDAAALLSVDDLARSFVGPVLPPATQEGVASWLAAQREGAAGGTGLRWCIADAEDDAALGLMSVFGLRSPFEMGCGTVGYWLLPSGRGRGAVTEALTLASRYAFGELGLHRLAADADVRNAASHRALLRAGFRWVATEAQACVYTQDGEREDNVRFELLADAEVQQAPRPGPPVSVLGSAGVDGTDGTGDRGIPTLRTDGLVLRPWRSDPGEADRMVEAATDPVTRQYLPELPDPYTSAEALGFIDRALLAARRGEQLTWCVAEEGSDVPLGNVSLSGLDRGTRTAEVGYWAHPQARGRGVVTRAVAAVLRHAFAAEESSGLGLRRVFLRAAASNVASQRVARTVGMREVGRDRLAETLRDDTVEDMVRFDRLAEDDEPSAPTDR; the protein is encoded by the coding sequence ATGGCTGAGGATGCCGCATCGACGGCAGGGCCGGTGCGCGACGGGGACGGGGTCCGGCTGGTGCCTCCCGGCCCGGAGCACGTCCGGATGCTCGTCGGGCTCGGGCAGGACGAGCTGGCGCGCCGGTGGGGCGACGCGGTCCCCGTCCGTGACGAGACGCAGGCCCGCGCCGCGGTGGCCGTCTCGTCGCAGGGCTGGGCGGAGCAGCGGCCGTGGACACCGCGCCGCTGGGTGGTCGAGACGCGCGCGGGCGACGACGGGTGGCAGGGCGCCGGCACCGTGGAGTACCGCCCCGACGGTCACGGCGGCGTCGAGGTCGGCTTCGCGGTCCACCCCGAGCACCGGGGACACGGGGTCGCCACCACAGCACTGGGTCTCGCGCTCGGGTATGCCTTCGAGCAGGACGGGGCGGCGTTGGCGCGGTGGCGCGCCGAGGTCGGCAACTGGGCCTCGCGCCGGGTCGCCTGGCGGCTCGGCTTCTCGGTGCCCCAGCGGGTGCGTGGCCTCATGCCCGGGTGGGGTGAGGACACCGGGCCCCGCGACGGCTGGATCGCGACGCTGGCGCGCGAGGAGCCGCGGCGACCGGCATACCCCTGGCTGCGGACCCCGGTCCTGCGGGGTGAGCGGGTCGTGCTGCGCCCGTGGCGCGAGGACGCCGACGACGCCGCGGCACTGCTGTCGGTGGACGACCTGGCGCGCAGCTTCGTCGGGCCGGTGCTGCCTCCGGCGACCCAGGAGGGGGTCGCGTCGTGGCTGGCCGCACAGCGCGAGGGTGCTGCCGGCGGCACCGGGCTGCGGTGGTGCATCGCCGACGCCGAGGACGACGCCGCGCTGGGCCTGATGTCGGTCTTCGGCCTGCGCAGCCCGTTCGAGATGGGGTGCGGGACCGTGGGCTACTGGCTGCTCCCCTCGGGGCGCGGCCGCGGCGCGGTGACCGAGGCGCTGACCCTGGCGAGCCGGTATGCCTTCGGCGAGCTCGGCCTGCACCGGCTCGCCGCCGACGCCGACGTCCGCAACGCCGCGTCGCACCGGGCACTGCTGCGCGCGGGCTTCCGCTGGGTCGCCACCGAGGCGCAGGCCTGCGTCTACACACAGGACGGCGAGCGGGAGGACAACGTGCGCTTCGAGCTCCTCGCCGACGCCGAGGTCCAGCAGGCTCCCCGCCCCGGACCCCCGGTGTCCGTGCTCGGGTCCGCGGGCGTGGACGGGACCGACGGGACCGGGGACCGTGGCATCCCCACGCTGCGGACGGACGGGCTGGTGCTGCGGCCCTGGCGGTCGGACCCGGGCGAGGCTGACCGGATGGTCGAGGCGGCGACCGACCCGGTCACCCGGCAGTACCTGCCCGAGCTGCCCGACCCCTACACCTCCGCCGAGGCGCTGGGCTTCATCGACCGTGCGCTGCTCGCGGCCCGCCGGGGCGAGCAGCTGACCTGGTGCGTGGCGGAGGAGGGCTCGGACGTCCCCCTCGGCAACGTCTCGTTGAGCGGGCTCGACCGCGGGACGCGCACCGCTGAGGTCGGCTACTGGGCCCACCCGCAGGCCCGCGGCCGGGGGGTCGTCACGCGCGCGGTCGCTGCGGTGCTGCGGCACGCCTTCGCGGCGGAGGAGTCGTCCGGTCTGGGGCTGCGCCGGGTCTTCCTCCGGGCGGCCGCGAGCAACGTCGCGAGCCAGCGCGTCGCCCGGACCGTGGGGATGCGCGAGGTGGGCCGGGACCGCCTGGCCGAGACGCTGCGGGACGACACGGTGGAGGACATGGTGCGCTTCGACCGGCTGGCCGAGGACGACGAGCCGTCGGCACCGACCGACCGCTGA
- a CDS encoding Rv3235 family protein → MSRATSVPGVLHLTPVVPPEPGADGGDWRSGRRTAAPAEDYVQGALAVDFRHDAYDSFFGPQATPTTDLPEASAWAERMLRAVLEVCAGSRPVEQLSRWLSPDVRDRIGRRGQLARRRAGRHRPPRVRTLLTCHPADGVCELSAVILLDGRVRALAVRMSGVDGRWVITAFELG, encoded by the coding sequence ATGAGCCGCGCGACCTCGGTGCCCGGCGTCCTGCACCTCACCCCCGTCGTGCCGCCCGAGCCGGGTGCCGATGGTGGCGACTGGCGATCGGGTCGACGCACGGCAGCGCCCGCCGAGGACTACGTGCAGGGGGCACTGGCCGTCGACTTCCGGCACGACGCCTACGACAGCTTCTTCGGGCCGCAGGCCACGCCCACCACCGACCTGCCCGAGGCCTCGGCCTGGGCGGAGCGGATGCTGCGTGCCGTGCTCGAGGTCTGCGCCGGCAGCCGTCCGGTGGAGCAGCTGTCGCGGTGGCTGTCACCCGACGTCCGGGACCGGATCGGCCGGCGAGGGCAGCTGGCCCGACGTCGGGCCGGGCGGCACCGGCCGCCCCGCGTCCGCACCCTGCTGACCTGCCACCCCGCCGACGGGGTCTGCGAGCTGTCGGCCGTCATCCTCCTGGACGGCCGGGTGCGCGCTCTCGCGGTGCGGATGAGCGGCGTGGACGGGCGGTGGGTGATCACCGCCTTCGAGCTCGGGTGA
- a CDS encoding LysM peptidoglycan-binding domain-containing protein, whose protein sequence is MDPSGSDLRTRGAGPAGCGLVGTVGATVAGTGLLGRAVTTWPGGGPGPLGPALLSAMLLLAAGLLLATGAVLAAATWHLRPGTTGATRRTTPSAPVRLASALLISISASAAAATGAAALAAPPQTPVVLQPGVTEDTPSDAEQPSGTPSSAPVPTPGWTPTSGPTQPAHADVALVSGRVADDLPDRHVVRRGDTLWDLAQRHLGADATAVQVAQEWPRWYAANRGVIGPDPDLLLPGQELVVPGTTGPGR, encoded by the coding sequence ATGGATCCGTCGGGGAGCGACCTGCGGACGCGCGGGGCCGGGCCGGCCGGGTGCGGACTCGTGGGCACGGTTGGGGCCACGGTCGCGGGGACCGGCCTGCTCGGACGGGCGGTGACCACGTGGCCGGGAGGCGGTCCCGGCCCGCTCGGCCCTGCGCTGCTCAGCGCGATGCTCCTGCTCGCCGCCGGGCTGCTGCTGGCGACCGGAGCGGTCCTGGCCGCCGCGACCTGGCACCTGCGACCCGGCACCACCGGCGCCACGCGACGCACCACGCCGTCGGCCCCGGTCCGCCTGGCGAGCGCGCTGCTCATCTCGATCTCGGCGTCGGCCGCCGCGGCCACCGGGGCAGCGGCGCTCGCCGCACCGCCGCAGACACCGGTGGTGCTCCAGCCCGGGGTGACCGAGGACACCCCCTCGGACGCCGAGCAGCCCTCGGGGACGCCGTCGTCCGCACCTGTCCCGACGCCCGGGTGGACGCCGACCTCCGGCCCCACGCAGCCGGCCCACGCGGACGTGGCTCTGGTCAGCGGCCGGGTCGCGGACGACCTCCCCGACCGTCACGTGGTGCGCCGCGGTGACACCCTGTGGGACCTCGCACAGCGACACCTCGGTGCGGACGCGACGGCGGTGCAGGTCGCGCAGGAGTGGCCGCGGTGGTATGCCGCCAACCGCGGCGTGATCGGTCCGGACCCGGACCTGCTGCTGCCGGGGCAGGAGCTCGTGGTGCCCGGCACGACGGGACCGGGGCGATGA
- a CDS encoding helix-turn-helix transcriptional regulator codes for MPGPRFLTLPDVADTLNVSLSQVKALVRSGQLAGIKLGGRGVWRVESTELEAYIQRMYAETRESLHQGEEPR; via the coding sequence GTGCCGGGGCCACGATTCCTGACCCTACCCGACGTGGCGGACACGTTGAACGTCTCGCTGTCGCAGGTCAAAGCACTGGTCCGGTCCGGACAGCTGGCCGGCATCAAGCTCGGCGGGCGCGGCGTCTGGCGGGTGGAGAGCACCGAGCTCGAGGCCTACATCCAGCGGATGTATGCCGAGACGCGGGAGTCGTTGCACCAGGGCGAGGAACCTCGCTGA
- a CDS encoding SAF domain-containing protein, with protein MGPTGQGEQPRTVRRLRAPGWRDLRLLVGLLLVVLSVAGGARLVAGLDDTRPVYAAARDLVPGQPLEEGDLVPVQVRLGEGASHYLDAGTPVSEGTYLLRGVMEGELVPGAAVGTEREALDKTVNVPVDAQAVSGLTSGTPVDVWVSRRDTEAVGEAYLDPELLLAGAVVDRVAEESGGLGARIGGSSVSLVVPADRVGDVIGAVDQDSRLTLVPAPRTQVGSDG; from the coding sequence ATGGGACCGACAGGGCAGGGCGAGCAACCGCGCACGGTGCGCCGGCTGCGTGCGCCCGGGTGGCGCGACCTGAGGCTGCTCGTGGGGCTGCTGCTGGTCGTGCTCTCGGTGGCCGGCGGAGCGCGCCTGGTCGCCGGGCTCGACGACACCCGCCCGGTCTATGCCGCGGCCCGGGACCTCGTGCCCGGACAGCCGCTGGAGGAGGGTGACCTCGTGCCCGTCCAGGTCCGGCTGGGCGAGGGGGCCTCGCACTACCTGGACGCCGGCACCCCGGTCTCCGAGGGCACCTACCTGCTGCGCGGGGTGATGGAGGGCGAGCTCGTGCCGGGCGCGGCGGTCGGCACCGAGCGCGAGGCGCTGGACAAGACGGTGAACGTGCCGGTGGACGCCCAGGCGGTCTCCGGGCTGACCTCGGGCACGCCGGTGGACGTCTGGGTGAGCCGCCGTGACACGGAGGCCGTCGGGGAGGCCTATCTCGACCCCGAGCTGCTGCTCGCGGGCGCGGTCGTCGACCGGGTGGCGGAGGAGTCCGGTGGTCTCGGCGCCCGGATCGGTGGCTCGTCGGTGTCGCTGGTGGTGCCGGCCGACCGCGTGGGCGATGTCATCGGGGCGGTCGACCAGGACTCCCGGCTGACCCTCGTGCCGGCCCCGCGGACGCAGGTGGGGTCGGACGGGTGA
- a CDS encoding AAA family ATPase, which translates to MSRPLVTAVAPRWESQVATLLDGSGQAHLVRRCADLAELLGVCRAGLAQVALVSWDVRGLDREMVHALVDAGAQVVGLHPQGDDEAARVLLRWGAHAALAMDGSTSDLDASLAGLDDGGAADRVDGLAPGQGVEESSLEVSRAAQQHAADARAGGRPTGGRLGRWRGRSRAGSTPVTEADEHDLDETAATSPDEPDALHDDEREGEVVVVWGPHGSTGRTTVAVNLAAELADPVRPVVLVDADTYGATVAQALAVLDESPGVVAAATRAADQGSLDETALLRLAPQVRPGLRLLTGLPRADRWTELREAALSEVLQQARSVARWVVVDVAPTVEQDEELSFDTGAPRRNGAALCALQEADRVVVVGTGDPVGLQRLVRALDQLPTLTTARHQVVVTRVRSGPVGPEPGRRITETLRRFARTDEVRLVPEDRETLDAALLHGHTLAETRPGSPARTSIQQLARDLDGAGSAPPRRSRWAGLLGVGR; encoded by the coding sequence GTGAGCCGCCCGCTCGTCACCGCGGTGGCGCCCCGGTGGGAGAGCCAGGTCGCGACCCTCCTCGACGGATCGGGCCAGGCGCATCTGGTGCGTCGGTGCGCGGATCTCGCCGAGCTGCTCGGCGTGTGCCGTGCCGGGCTCGCGCAGGTGGCGCTGGTCTCCTGGGACGTGCGCGGGCTGGACCGGGAGATGGTGCACGCGCTCGTCGACGCCGGTGCGCAGGTCGTGGGGCTCCACCCGCAGGGCGACGACGAGGCGGCCCGGGTGCTGCTCCGCTGGGGAGCGCACGCGGCGCTGGCCATGGACGGCTCGACGTCCGACCTGGACGCCTCGCTCGCCGGGCTCGACGACGGTGGGGCCGCTGACAGGGTGGACGGCCTCGCGCCGGGGCAGGGGGTCGAGGAGAGCTCCCTGGAGGTCAGCCGCGCCGCCCAGCAGCACGCTGCCGACGCCCGGGCCGGGGGGCGGCCCACGGGTGGGCGGCTCGGCCGGTGGCGCGGCCGCTCCCGGGCAGGGTCGACACCGGTCACGGAGGCCGACGAGCACGACCTCGACGAGACGGCGGCGACGTCGCCGGACGAGCCTGACGCCCTCCACGACGACGAGCGCGAGGGGGAGGTGGTCGTCGTCTGGGGCCCGCACGGCAGCACCGGTCGGACCACGGTCGCGGTCAACCTCGCCGCCGAGCTCGCCGACCCCGTGCGCCCGGTCGTGCTCGTCGACGCCGACACCTACGGCGCCACGGTGGCGCAGGCGCTCGCGGTGCTGGACGAGTCGCCCGGGGTCGTCGCCGCCGCCACCCGGGCCGCGGACCAGGGGTCGCTGGACGAGACGGCCCTGCTCCGACTGGCCCCGCAGGTCCGTCCCGGGCTGCGGCTCCTCACCGGGTTGCCCCGGGCGGACCGCTGGACCGAGCTGCGGGAGGCGGCCCTGTCCGAGGTGCTGCAGCAGGCCCGGTCCGTCGCACGCTGGGTGGTGGTGGACGTGGCACCGACGGTCGAGCAGGACGAGGAGCTCTCCTTCGACACCGGAGCGCCCCGGCGCAACGGGGCAGCCCTGTGCGCGCTGCAGGAGGCCGACCGGGTCGTCGTGGTGGGCACCGGCGACCCGGTGGGCCTGCAGCGGCTCGTGCGGGCCCTGGACCAGCTGCCGACGCTGACGACGGCGCGGCACCAGGTCGTCGTGACCCGAGTACGGTCCGGACCGGTCGGGCCGGAGCCCGGGCGACGGATCACCGAGACGCTGCGCCGCTTCGCGCGGACCGACGAGGTGCGCCTCGTCCCCGAGGACCGGGAGACGCTGGACGCCGCGCTGCTGCACGGGCATACCCTCGCCGAGACGCGGCCGGGCAGTCCGGCCCGCACCTCGATCCAGCAGCTGGCCCGGGACCTGGACGGAGCCGGGAGCGCCCCGCCCCGTCGCTCTCGCTGGGCCGGGCTGCTGGGCGTCGGACGCTGA
- a CDS encoding DUF6912 family protein — translation MTTVRCYLPLSAESLVRLRDERRLTGPLRATAVTEQARAAEPTADEDELEYAASQAAAASLAGSGAPVVVAAADVQDRDVRADGGGWIHVDGVLELARVAALHLGDDVVAGRREALPVPGEDLELSWFDTTELDHVLELTERLARTDTAG, via the coding sequence ATGACCACCGTGCGCTGCTACCTGCCGCTGAGCGCCGAGAGCCTGGTCCGCCTGCGGGACGAGCGTCGCCTGACCGGTCCGCTCCGCGCGACGGCGGTGACCGAGCAGGCTCGCGCCGCCGAGCCCACCGCTGACGAGGACGAGCTGGAGTATGCCGCGTCCCAGGCGGCGGCGGCCTCGCTCGCCGGCAGCGGCGCGCCCGTGGTCGTCGCGGCGGCGGACGTCCAGGACCGGGACGTCCGGGCGGACGGCGGCGGGTGGATCCACGTCGACGGGGTCCTCGAGCTCGCCCGGGTGGCCGCACTCCACCTCGGGGACGACGTCGTCGCCGGGAGGCGCGAGGCGCTGCCCGTGCCGGGGGAGGACCTCGAGCTGTCCTGGTTCGACACCACCGAGCTCGACCACGTGCTGGAGCTGACCGAGCGCCTCGCGCGCACCGACACCGCCGGCTGA
- the pruA gene encoding L-glutamate gamma-semialdehyde dehydrogenase, which yields MDGIVDVPTPLNEPVLDYAPGSTERAALEVALAEIAATPVDLPHVIGGREVSGGGKAIDVVQPHAHAEVLGTMRDGTKKDATAAVDAALAAGEGWRAMSFEERASIFLKAADLLTGPWRARMNAATMLGQSKTPLQAEIEAACELADFWRFNVHFARQLLTEQPLRNPRGSWNRIDQRPLEGFVYAVTPFNFTAIAGNLPTAPALMGNTVVWKPATTQQRAASVIMELLQEAGLPDGVVNMVTGTGPAISEVTLAHPDLAGVHFTGSTAVFNSFWHQIGSNLSTYRSYPRIVGETGGKDFIVAHPSADLDVLRTAMVRGAFEFQGQKCSAASRAYVPASVWSRLKDDLVQTTEGMPMGDVRDLSNFMGAVIDAKAFAKHKDVIDRAHADDGVEVVAGGTYDDSVGWFVRPTVAVVDDPSHEMMTTEYFGPILAVHVYPDDGWDAMIDQMESATPYALTGAVVSQDRAAVNEAVRRLRFAAGNFYINDKPTGAVVGQQPFGGARASGTNDKAGSAANLQRWVNTRVIKETFVPPTDYRYPHMG from the coding sequence ATGGATGGCATCGTCGACGTCCCCACCCCGCTGAACGAGCCGGTCCTGGACTACGCGCCGGGCAGCACCGAGCGCGCTGCCCTCGAGGTGGCGCTCGCCGAGATCGCGGCGACCCCCGTCGACCTGCCCCACGTCATCGGGGGCCGGGAGGTCTCCGGCGGCGGCAAGGCCATCGACGTCGTGCAGCCGCACGCCCACGCCGAGGTGCTGGGGACGATGCGGGACGGGACCAAGAAGGACGCCACCGCCGCCGTCGACGCCGCGCTGGCCGCCGGCGAGGGCTGGCGCGCGATGTCCTTCGAGGAGCGGGCCTCCATCTTCCTCAAGGCGGCGGACCTGCTGACCGGTCCCTGGCGGGCCCGGATGAACGCCGCCACCATGCTCGGGCAGAGCAAGACCCCGCTGCAGGCCGAGATCGAGGCCGCCTGCGAGCTGGCCGACTTCTGGCGGTTCAACGTGCACTTCGCCCGGCAGCTGCTCACCGAGCAGCCGCTGCGCAACCCGCGCGGGTCGTGGAACCGCATCGACCAGCGGCCGCTGGAAGGCTTCGTCTACGCGGTCACCCCCTTCAACTTCACCGCCATCGCCGGCAACCTGCCCACCGCGCCGGCACTCATGGGCAACACCGTGGTGTGGAAGCCGGCCACGACCCAGCAGCGCGCCGCCAGCGTGATCATGGAGCTGCTGCAGGAGGCCGGCCTGCCCGACGGCGTCGTCAACATGGTGACCGGCACCGGGCCGGCGATCTCCGAGGTCACCCTCGCCCACCCCGACCTCGCCGGGGTGCACTTCACCGGCTCCACGGCCGTCTTCAACTCGTTCTGGCACCAGATCGGCAGCAACCTGTCGACCTACCGCTCCTACCCGCGCATCGTGGGCGAGACCGGGGGCAAGGACTTCATCGTCGCCCACCCCAGCGCCGACCTGGACGTGCTGCGCACCGCGATGGTCCGCGGTGCCTTCGAGTTCCAGGGCCAGAAGTGCTCGGCCGCGTCGCGCGCCTACGTCCCCGCCTCCGTGTGGTCCCGGCTCAAGGACGACCTGGTGCAGACCACCGAGGGCATGCCCATGGGTGACGTCCGCGACCTGTCGAACTTCATGGGTGCGGTGATCGACGCCAAGGCCTTCGCCAAGCACAAGGACGTCATCGACCGTGCGCACGCCGACGACGGGGTCGAGGTCGTCGCCGGAGGCACCTACGACGACTCGGTGGGCTGGTTCGTCCGCCCGACCGTCGCTGTCGTGGACGACCCCAGCCACGAGATGATGACGACGGAGTACTTCGGGCCGATCCTCGCCGTGCACGTCTACCCGGACGACGGCTGGGACGCCATGATCGACCAGATGGAGTCGGCGACGCCCTACGCCCTCACCGGCGCGGTGGTCTCCCAGGACCGTGCGGCGGTGAACGAGGCGGTGCGGCGGCTGCGGTTCGCCGCCGGCAACTTCTACATCAACGACAAGCCCACCGGCGCCGTCGTGGGCCAGCAGCCGTTCGGCGGCGCCAGGGCCTCGGGCACCAACGACAAGGCGGGCTCGGCCGCCAACCTGCAGCGGTGGGTCAACACCCGGGTCATCAAGGAGACGTTCGTGCCGCCGACCGACTACCGCTACCCGCACATGGGGTGA
- a CDS encoding DUF2505 domain-containing protein, whose protein sequence is MRITETISHPADPQRTFEMLTDHGYQVLRCERSGALDQTIQIEPAADGSTTVTTRRHLPNDGIPDIAKTLVGPQLLVVETVRWGSPDADGEREGAMSLELPGLPVSFTGGIHLRRAGEGTTDHVVDGDLEARIPFLGHRIEREVAARVKEFVQLEEGVAREWLTRD, encoded by the coding sequence ATGAGGATCACCGAGACGATCTCGCACCCCGCGGACCCGCAGCGCACCTTCGAGATGCTGACCGACCACGGCTACCAGGTGCTGCGCTGCGAGCGGTCGGGAGCGCTGGACCAGACCATCCAGATCGAGCCCGCGGCGGACGGCAGCACCACGGTGACCACGCGTCGGCACCTCCCGAACGACGGCATACCGGACATCGCCAAGACCCTCGTGGGTCCGCAGCTGCTCGTCGTCGAGACGGTGCGGTGGGGCTCCCCGGACGCGGACGGCGAGCGGGAGGGGGCCATGAGCCTGGAGCTGCCGGGCCTGCCGGTGTCGTTCACCGGCGGCATCCACCTGCGGCGCGCCGGGGAGGGCACGACCGACCACGTCGTGGACGGCGACCTCGAGGCCCGCATCCCCTTCCTCGGCCACCGCATCGAGCGCGAGGTGGCGGCACGGGTCAAGGAGTTCGTGCAGCTCGAGGAGGGCGTCGCCCGCGAGTGGCTGACCCGCGACTGA
- a CDS encoding NAD-glutamate dehydrogenase domain-containing protein, with product MTSTDTLTDRFFHHLAPAALAGRDEGQRSSMAGAMARLSGERAQGRAAVRVRNPTFEDGGWTSRQTVVQVVTDDMPFLVDSVLGEIARHGLGVHQLLHPRLVVDEGSGEVLDVDTAQVGEGHRVESWIHVEVDRVPDPDRRAALQHDLERVLADVRRACQDWKAMRQRARAILAELEIGPPGRCRRTRSAPSSTSSPGSTTTTSPTWDTAAMTW from the coding sequence ATGACGTCCACCGACACGCTCACCGACAGGTTCTTCCACCACCTGGCCCCGGCCGCGTTGGCCGGGCGGGACGAGGGGCAACGCTCGTCGATGGCAGGGGCGATGGCCCGGCTGTCCGGGGAACGGGCCCAGGGACGGGCCGCGGTGCGCGTCCGCAACCCCACCTTCGAGGACGGCGGCTGGACCAGCCGGCAGACGGTGGTCCAGGTCGTCACCGACGACATGCCCTTCCTCGTGGACTCGGTGCTCGGCGAGATCGCCCGCCACGGACTGGGGGTGCACCAGCTCCTGCACCCGCGCCTCGTCGTCGACGAGGGCTCCGGCGAGGTGCTGGACGTCGACACCGCGCAGGTGGGCGAGGGGCACCGGGTCGAGTCCTGGATCCACGTCGAGGTGGACCGTGTGCCGGACCCGGACCGGCGCGCGGCGCTGCAGCACGACCTCGAGCGGGTGCTCGCCGACGTGCGCCGCGCCTGTCAGGACTGGAAGGCCATGCGGCAGCGGGCCCGGGCCATCCTGGCCGAACTCGAGATCGGTCCACCCGGTCGGTGCCGTCGGACGAGGTCGGCTCCGTCGTCGACTTCCTCACCTGGATCGACGACCACCACTTCACCTACCTGGGATACCGCAGCTATGACCTGGTGA